GAAAAACAAAAGCATTATAACCCAAAGCCCCATACTGCGTGCGGGGAAGTAAAATGAGGGTGATAATGACGACCAAAATCGACCTCGCATCGATGAACATCAGAGACAAGCTGATCGATAACTTCGGCTTCACCGAGACGGATAAATCATTCGATGGAAACCCAGTATACTCAAACGGGGACACGCTCATACTGACCACCAACGACGAGATGATATACTACGATGGCCTTGACAGAGCCATTGAGAAACAGCTCGGCTTTGTACCCGAAATCATAGCCTTTGCCTCCAGGCACTCAAGCAAGCAGAAACTGCCCGCACTCACCGTCCACGTGACCGGAAACTGGGGCAAGGGAATATACGGCGGAAAAGATGAGAGCCTCGCCATAGCTCAGCCAAGCGCCATGAAGCTTGCCCTCATGAAAATGAACGAGCTCAACGACCTCGGCTGGACGGTCTGCTACGAAGCAACCCATCACGGCCCGAGCGAGCTTGAAGTGCCGAGCTTTTTTATTGAGATTGGTTCCAGCGAGGAGGAATGGGTGATCGACAGGGCCGGTGAGATAATAGCCGAGACGATAATCCATGTGCTTGACAACTACAAGAAGGCCAAGTTCCCTGTCGCTATTGGAATAGGCGGCGGACACTACGCGCCGAAGCAGACCAAGAGGGCACTTGAAACGGACATAGCTTTCAGCCACATAGCGGCGAAGTACGCCCACCCACTCAGGAAAGAGCTCGTGCTCAAGGCAATTGAAAGGACTGCGGAAAAGGTGGAGGCAATATACGTTGATTGGAAGGGGAGTAAAGGCGAAACACGGCAGATGGCTAGGGCTCTCGCCGAAGAACTGGGCTTGGAGTTCATACGGGACTGAATAATCGAAATCTTTAAAGATGTTGAGCGGGATTTTAAAATCAGCACTCGCCCTTAGCTAAATTTATATACTACCTGCCTACAAAGTGAAACAGATGTTAAATTGCCCGGAGGGTGAAAAGATGCTGAAGCTGATTGAAGACGCTATCGAAAGAACCTCTGCCGACCTTAACAAGGCCCCGGAGGCCCAAGTTCCTCAGACCGACATTGATGAGGAGCTCAAGAGGATTCTTGAGCAGATACAGGCTAAGATTTATGTCGTTGGTGTCGGCGGTGCCGGCTGTAACACCATTAACAGGATGATGCAGGTTGGTATACAGGGCGCTAAGGTTATCGCCATCAACACCGATGCCCAGGATCTTCTCAAGGTTCGCGCTCACAAGAAGATACTCATCGGTAAGGAGCTCACCCGCGGTCTCGGAGCCGGGAACAATCCCAAGATGGGTGAGGAGGCTGCCAAGGAAAACGAGAGGGACATACGCGATGCCCTCGAAGGTGCTGACATGGTCTTCATCACCTGCGGTCTCGGTGGAGGAACCGGTACCGGTGCCGCTCCGGTGGTCGCTGAGATAGCCAAGAAGATGGGCGCCCTGACCGTCTCGGTGGTAACCCTACCGTTCACCGTCGAGGGCATAAGGCGCATAAAGAACGCCGAGTACGGCCTTGAAAAGCTCAGGAAGAACAGCGACACAGTCATAGTCATCCCGAACGACAAGCTCATGGAGGTCGCTCCCAACCTGCCCATACACATGGCCTTCAAGGTCGCGGACGAGATACTCGTCCAGGCCGTTAAGGGCATAACCGAGCTCATCACAAAGCCGGGTCTAGTCAACCTCGACTTCAACGACGTTCGCGCCGTCATGAAGGACGGCGGCGTCGCCATGATAGGTATCGGCGAGAGCGACAGCGAGAAGAGGGCTCTGGAGGCAGCGCAACAGGCCCTCAACAGCCCGCTCCTCGACGTCGACATAAGCGGTGCCAAGGGTGCTTTGATAAGCATCAGCGGAAGCGACGTCAAGCTTGAGGAGGCCCAGCAGATTATCGAGCTCGTCACGAGCAAGCTCGACCCGGAGGCGCAGGTCATCTGGGGAATCCAGCTCGATGAAGAGCTCGGCAAGATGATAAGGATCCTCATAGTCGTCACCGGTGTCAGCTCACCCTACGCGGTGGCAGAAGAGGAGACCCTCTACTATCCGGAGGAGTCGGAGAGAAAAGTTATTAAGCTCGACCTTGAGGAGCTTTGACAACCCTTTCATTTTCAAAATTTAGTGAGGTGACGAGGGTGGCAACAACCACGGAAAAGCTTAAAAGCTTCTTCGCGGAGTCGCGGAGGGTTTTGATGGTTACGAGAAAGCCGGGTATGAAGGAGTTTAAGATGGCAGCGAAGATTACCGGCATCGGAATGATACTAATCGGCCTTATTGGCCTCGTGATTCGCCTGTTCGGCTACCTCATCACTGGCTCTTGAGCCAGCAACGGGTGATAGAAATGAGCGACAGCAGGATATTTACAGTACGTGTCACTGTCGGCCAGGAAGAGACCACGGCCAAGCTGATATACAGCAAGATTAAAACGTACAACCTGCCCGTGTACGCGATACTCGCCCCGTCAAAGGTGAAGGGTTACATTTTCGTCGAGGCACCCAGTAAGAGCGCCGTTGACGAATCTATAAAGGGTATAAGGCACGCAAAGGGCACCCTTCCGGGCGAGGTCAAGTTTGAGGAAATAGAGCACTTCTTGGAGGAGAAGCCAGCGGTGAGCGGCTTCGAACCCGGCGACATAGTCGAGCTCATTGCCGGACCGTTCAAGGGAGAGAAGGCAAAGGTCGTAAGGGTTGACGAAGCCAAGGATGAGATAGTCGTTGAACTCATCGGTTCAATCGTCCCGATTCCGGTCACGGTAAGGGGCGAATACGTTAGACTTATAAGCAAACGCCAGAAGGAGTGAACGGTCAAAGGACAGAGGTGAGAAAGATGCCGCAGATTGTTGAGGTGCTCGTTGAGGGAGGAAAGGCTTCACCCGGACCCCCGCTCGGTCCCGCTATCGGTCCGCTTGGACTCAACGTCAAGCAGGTCGTTGACGAGATAAACAAGGCCACCAAGGACTTCGAGGGGATGCAGGTTCCCGTCAAGATCATAGTCACCGATCCCAAGAAGAAGACCTTCGAGATCGAGGTCGGTGTTCCCCCGGTCAGCCAGCTCATCAAGAAGGAGATTGGCGCGCCAAAAGGCTCCAGCGAGCCCGGCCACAGCCCGGTCGGGAACCTGACCATGGAGCAGGTCATCAGGATAGCGAAGGCCAAGATGGAGCAGATGCTTGCAGCGGACCTCAAGGCCGCAGCGAAGGAGGTCATCGGTACCGCGCTCAGCATGGGCGTCACCGTTGAGGGCAAGGACCCCAGGGAAGTCCAGAAGGAGATTGACGAAGGCGTTTACGACGAGATTTTCGCCAACGCCGAGGAGTGAGGGAAAAGTTTAAAAATCCCTCTTTTTACGCATTTTTGACTTTTCGCTGCTTAAATCAAAAACGAAAGGAGGGCTGTAAATGGCCTTTGACAGGCAGAAATTCGTGGAAGCGGTGAAGGAGGCGAAGGCCCGGGCTAAGCCGCGCAACTTCACACAGACCGTCGAAATGGCAGTCAACCTCAAGGATATAGACCTCCGCAAGCCGGAGAACAGGTTCAAGCTTGAGGTTGTGCTGCCCCACGGTCGTGGGAAAGAACCAAAGATCGCGGTCATCGCTGATGGTGCCGTTGCCGAGGCGGCTAAAAAGCTCGGGCTTGATGTGATTAGTGGAGAGCAGCTTGAGGAACTTGCCAAGAGCCCAAGGCAGGCAAGGAAGCTGGCGAAGAACTACGACTTCTTTATCGCTGCGGCACCGCTGATGCCGAAGATCGGTAGGTACCTCGGTAGGTACCTCGGTCCGAGGAACAAGATGCCGCAGGTAGTTCCGCCGACCATGACCAACCTCGAACCGATAGTGGCAAGGCTCAAGAGGACAGTCAGGATACAGCTCAAGAACAACCCTGTTGTGCACGCCAGGATAGGAACCGAGGACATGGACGACGAGAAGCTGGCTGAAAACGCCGAGGCGGTTCTCAACGCCATTATCAACAAGCTGGAGCGCGGTGAGAACCAAGTGAAGTCAGTATACGTCAAGACCACCATGGGACCGGCAGTTAAGGTGGAGAGGTGAGGGAGATGGCCCACGTAGCCGAGTGGAAGAAGAAGGAAGTTGAAGAGCTCGCCAACATCATCAAGAGCTACCCAGTGATAGCACTCGTTGACGTCGCCAACGTTCCAGCCTACCCGCTCAGCAAGATGCGTGAGAAGCTCAGAGGCAAGGCCCTTCTCAGGGTCAGCAGGAACACCCTCATAGAGCTTGCTATAAAGAGGGCCGCCCAGGAGCTCAACAACCCGGACCTCGAAAAGCTCATCGACTACATCCAGGGAGGAGCAGGGATCCTCGCCACCGAGATGAATCCATTCAAGCTCTACAAGCTCCTTGAGGAGAGCAAGACTCCGGCCCCGGCGAAGCCAGGCGTTGCGGTTCCCAAGGACGTCGTGATTCCAGCAGGCCCCACTTCAATCTCACCGGGTCCGCTCGTCGGTGAGATGCAGGCTCTTGGCATACCCGCGAGAATCGAGAAGGGTAAGGTCAGCATCCAGAAGGACTACACCGTTCTCAAGGCAGGTGAAGTAATAACCGACCAGCTCGCGAGAATCCTCAACGCCCTTGGAATCGAGCCCCTTGAGGTCGGTCTCAACCTGCTCGCAGCTTACGAGGACGGAATCGTCTACACCCCTGAGGTCCTGGCTATCGATGAGAGCGAGTACATCAACCTGCTCCAGCAGGCCTACATGCACGCATTCAACCTGTCAGTCAACACCGCCTACCCGACGGGCCAGACCATCGAGGCCATCATCCAGAAGGCCTTCCTCGGGGCGAAGAACGTCGCTGTGGAAGCTGGCTACATCACCCCAGAGACCGTCGAGGACATCTTTGGCAGGGCTCTGCGTGCAGTCCTGCTCATAGCCCAGGAGTTGCCTGAGGACCTGCTCGACGAGAAGACCAAAGAGCTTTTAAACCAACAGGCACAAATAGCCGTTGCCGCTCAGCCTCAGGAGGAGAAGATCGAGGAGGCTGAGGAAGAAGAGGAGGAAGAAGAGGAAGCCTCCGAGGAGGACGCGCTCGCGGGACTGGGCGCGCTCTTCGGCTGAACTTTCCATTTCCCTCGTATCCCTGAACAAATCCGTGTGAAATGAATGAAAAAATGAAGATGATTGGAGGTGCGAAAAATGGAGTACGTGTATGCCGCTCTGCTGCTCCACGCCGCTGGTAAGGAGATAACCGAGGAGAACATCAAGGCCATCCTTGAGGCCGCTGGTGTCAGCCCGGACGAGGCTAGGATAAAGGCTCTCGTTGCCGCCCTTGAGGGCGTCAACATCGACGAGGTCATCGAGAAGGCCGCCATGCCGGTTGCCGCTCCGGTGGCAGTTGCCGCTGCCCCGGCTGCCGAGGCTTCGGCCGAGGCCGCTGAGGAAGAGGAGGAAGAAGAGGAAGAGGAGGCCAGCGAGGAGGAGGCCCTCGCCGGTCTCGGTGCCCTCTTCGGCTGAAATCCTTTCCCTTTTGTCCGCCCCCGGGCGGACACCCAACCACTTTTCTTTGCAACCATTCGCCACCGTTAAATAACATGAGCCCCATAATTCTCTGGTGGTTTCCATGCCCATAGTCCTTGAAAAGACAGGGGATAAGCCCCTCGATGAAGCCCTTAAAGAAATGGGAATGGCATCGAAGATCATGGTTCTGGAAGAGCTCATGGCGATTTATACCGAATGGGTAAGCATGGTGAGCGAGGTTCTTGTCGGCCCGTACGGAGTCAGAAAGAACGTCAGCACATACCGCGTTGATGCCCACTATAAGATTATGAAGACAATGGAAAAGGTATACTCCACCGGCGAGGCCTACAAAGCTCTTGACGACCTGATACGCGGTCTGACGCAAGAGTGAGGTTTTCATGTTTTAATGGCCTTTTTCTGTCTTAACCTCATTGCCCATAAGGAATGATCACCCTGAAAGAAGGCACCTATTAAAAACATTCGATTTTCCGTTAACGCTGAACTCCACGCCAGTCACAGGGTTGTTCGAGAAGTATGGGCGTTAACAAACGTTGGAAGTTCGGGAGTACGGAGCAAGCTCTAACAAAGCTTAACCAAAGTTTGTGATTGCTATTTGAATCGGCCGTTTAAAATTTAAGCTTTCAAAGGAGCTAGAGCAAAGTCTCTGGGGGGTGTGGGGACGTTAGCCCCCCAGTAGTTTAAATAGAAACGGGGTCGGGCGTAGCCCCACTTCGGGGGTTTGAGAGTACAGAGCAAGCTTTAACAAAGCTTGACCAAAGAAACTTTGCCCGGCAAAGTTGCTCGACAGAGTTTATCAAAGTTTGTGATTCTTTCGTACCTCCTGTTTGAAGGTTTTTTCTTTGGATGTCACCATTTTAGTCAGTTGGATTCTGTTCTCGGTGGTTCGTTTGAGAAGAGGGTTCAAGCTTTTAGCGCTCCGGAGGAGCGTGGATTGAAGTTGAACCCTTCTGAAGGGAAGTCTGTGGGAACAATCCAAATTCAAATGGCGAGTTTTAAACGTAAAATCGCTGTTAAAGAACTAACTTTGAGGATGAATCACGATCTTTTGATCAAACTTTTGCGGAGCAAAAGTTTGTATTACTGGCGGGCCCGGCGGGATTCGAACCCGCGACTACCGGCTCCGAAGGCCGGCGCCATATCCCCTAGGCCACGGGCCCTCGGAAGTGTTTTAAGGGGCGGCAAAATAAAGCTTGCGGTGGTCACTAATGATGCTCCCGGACTGGAAAATCAGAAAGGAAATTCTAATCGAACCCTTCAGCGAGAAGTCCCTTCAGCCGGCAGGTTACGACCTGCGCGTTGGGAGGGAAGCGTACATAAATGGAAAACTGATAGACGTCGAAGAGGCCGGAAAAGTAGCAATTCCCCCCAAGACGTATGCGCTCATCCTGACCCTTGAGAGAGTTAGGCTCCCCGACGATGTAATGGGCGACATGAAGCTCAGGAGCAGCCTCGCCAGGGAGGGCCTCCTTGGGTCGTTCGCGTGGGTTGACCCTGGCTGGGACGGCAACCTCACCCTTGGAATCTACAACGCATCAAGCGAACCGATTGAGCTCGCCTACGGAGAGCGCTTCGTGCAGATAGCCTTCATAAGGCTGGAAGGCCCGGCCAGAAACCCCTACCGGGGAAACTATCAGGGAAGCCAACACCTGGCACTCTCAAAGAGGCGGAAAAAATAACCGCTTTCCGTTAACCCCATTCTATTTCTTAAGCTATAT
This window of the Thermococcus thermotolerans genome carries:
- a CDS encoding D-aminoacyl-tRNA deacylase is translated as MRVIMTTKIDLASMNIRDKLIDNFGFTETDKSFDGNPVYSNGDTLILTTNDEMIYYDGLDRAIEKQLGFVPEIIAFASRHSSKQKLPALTVHVTGNWGKGIYGGKDESLAIAQPSAMKLALMKMNELNDLGWTVCYEATHHGPSELEVPSFFIEIGSSEEEWVIDRAGEIIAETIIHVLDNYKKAKFPVAIGIGGGHYAPKQTKRALETDIAFSHIAAKYAHPLRKELVLKAIERTAEKVEAIYVDWKGSKGETRQMARALAEELGLEFIRD
- a CDS encoding protein translocase SEC61 complex subunit gamma; amino-acid sequence: MATTTEKLKSFFAESRRVLMVTRKPGMKEFKMAAKITGIGMILIGLIGLVIRLFGYLITGS
- the ftsZ gene encoding cell division protein FtsZ, producing MLKLIEDAIERTSADLNKAPEAQVPQTDIDEELKRILEQIQAKIYVVGVGGAGCNTINRMMQVGIQGAKVIAINTDAQDLLKVRAHKKILIGKELTRGLGAGNNPKMGEEAAKENERDIRDALEGADMVFITCGLGGGTGTGAAPVVAEIAKKMGALTVSVVTLPFTVEGIRRIKNAEYGLEKLRKNSDTVIVIPNDKLMEVAPNLPIHMAFKVADEILVQAVKGITELITKPGLVNLDFNDVRAVMKDGGVAMIGIGESDSEKRALEAAQQALNSPLLDVDISGAKGALISISGSDVKLEEAQQIIELVTSKLDPEAQVIWGIQLDEELGKMIRILIVVTGVSSPYAVAEEETLYYPEESERKVIKLDLEEL
- a CDS encoding 50S ribosomal protein L1, yielding MAFDRQKFVEAVKEAKARAKPRNFTQTVEMAVNLKDIDLRKPENRFKLEVVLPHGRGKEPKIAVIADGAVAEAAKKLGLDVISGEQLEELAKSPRQARKLAKNYDFFIAAAPLMPKIGRYLGRYLGPRNKMPQVVPPTMTNLEPIVARLKRTVRIQLKNNPVVHARIGTEDMDDEKLAENAEAVLNAIINKLERGENQVKSVYVKTTMGPAVKVER
- a CDS encoding 50S ribosomal protein L10, with product MAHVAEWKKKEVEELANIIKSYPVIALVDVANVPAYPLSKMREKLRGKALLRVSRNTLIELAIKRAAQELNNPDLEKLIDYIQGGAGILATEMNPFKLYKLLEESKTPAPAKPGVAVPKDVVIPAGPTSISPGPLVGEMQALGIPARIEKGKVSIQKDYTVLKAGEVITDQLARILNALGIEPLEVGLNLLAAYEDGIVYTPEVLAIDESEYINLLQQAYMHAFNLSVNTAYPTGQTIEAIIQKAFLGAKNVAVEAGYITPETVEDIFGRALRAVLLIAQELPEDLLDEKTKELLNQQAQIAVAAQPQEEKIEEAEEEEEEEEEASEEDALAGLGALFG
- the dcd gene encoding dCTP deaminase, yielding MMLPDWKIRKEILIEPFSEKSLQPAGYDLRVGREAYINGKLIDVEEAGKVAIPPKTYALILTLERVRLPDDVMGDMKLRSSLAREGLLGSFAWVDPGWDGNLTLGIYNASSEPIELAYGERFVQIAFIRLEGPARNPYRGNYQGSQHLALSKRRKK
- a CDS encoding 50S ribosomal protein L11, producing the protein MPQIVEVLVEGGKASPGPPLGPAIGPLGLNVKQVVDEINKATKDFEGMQVPVKIIVTDPKKKTFEIEVGVPPVSQLIKKEIGAPKGSSEPGHSPVGNLTMEQVIRIAKAKMEQMLAADLKAAAKEVIGTALSMGVTVEGKDPREVQKEIDEGVYDEIFANAEE
- the rpl12p gene encoding 50S ribosomal protein P1, with protein sequence MEYVYAALLLHAAGKEITEENIKAILEAAGVSPDEARIKALVAALEGVNIDEVIEKAAMPVAAPVAVAAAPAAEASAEAAEEEEEEEEEEASEEEALAGLGALFG
- a CDS encoding transcription elongation factor Spt5, with the protein product MSDSRIFTVRVTVGQEETTAKLIYSKIKTYNLPVYAILAPSKVKGYIFVEAPSKSAVDESIKGIRHAKGTLPGEVKFEEIEHFLEEKPAVSGFEPGDIVELIAGPFKGEKAKVVRVDEAKDEIVVELIGSIVPIPVTVRGEYVRLISKRQKE